From a single Brassica rapa cultivar Chiifu-401-42 chromosome A01, CAAS_Brap_v3.01, whole genome shotgun sequence genomic region:
- the LOC103860087 gene encoding 36.4 kDa proline-rich protein isoform X2, with the protein MAPHCSTKTIVFVLALISIFFLSETEAQGRSPPRQPPAPRRPPPPRRPPPPRRPPPPPPFVCPPCVCPPPVFPPNIPPPEITPPTPEPEISPTKAPPPGTTPPEITPLEIQPPGVTPPETEPVTPPPGITPPETEPINPLPEIPQPEISPIDINPKIPPPGITPPETEPINPLPEIPQPEISPIDINPKIPQPGITPPETEPINPLPEIPQPEISPIDINPKIPQPGITPPETEPINPLPEIPQPEISPIDINPKIPPPGVTPPETEPITPLPEIPPPEIQPPEITPPEISPPETEPKTPPPEITPSQVPPPEITPPEIQPPKIEPPEITPPESPPPKISPPQIEPSEITPPEITPPEITPPEITPPEIPPPKISPPQIEPPEITSPEIPPPKISPPDTPPPSGTPPKQSPPLPPPNFQPPPPPLPTCPRNAAQQRACANVVRRYGNFLDFGRAQPCCSLIRDLSDREAAACLCGFVQPPGQRRSPPPRNIFVLCRACGRRVPRGFMCP; encoded by the exons ATGGCTCCACATTGTTCAACTAAAACCATAGTTTTTGTACTGGCACTGATCAGCATCTTCTTCCTCAGCGAAACGGAAGCCCAGGGTAGGTCTCCTCCCCGTCAGCCTCCGGCTCCACGCCGTCCTCCACCTCCACGTCGTCCTCCACCTCCACGCCGTCCTCCACCCCCACCACCATTTGTTTGTCCACCATGTGTTTGTCCACCACCAGTATTTCCACCAAATATCCCACCACCCGAGATTACACCACCCACACCAGAACCTGAGATTTCACCAACGAAAGCTCCACCGCCCGGGACTACACCACCCGAGATTACGCCACTAGAAATTCAACCACCCGGGGTTACACCACCAGAAACTGAACCAGTAACTCCACCACCCGGGATTACACCACCAGAAACTGAACCAATAAATCCCCTACCAGAGATTCCACAACCCGAAATTTCACCAATAGATATTAATCCAAAAATTCCACCACCCGGGATTACACCACCAGAAACTGAACCAATAAATCCCCTACCAGAGATTCCACAACCCGAGATTTCACCAATAGATATTAATCCAAAAATTCCACAACCCGGGATTACACCACCAGAAACTGAACCAATAAATCCCCTACCAGAAATTCCACAACCCGAGATTTCACCAATAGATATTAATCCAAAAATTCCAC AACCCGGGATTACACCACCAGAAACTGAACCAATAAATCCCCTACCAGAAATTCCACAACCCGAGATTTCACCAATAGATATTAATCCAAAAATTCCACCACCCGGGGTTACACCACCAGAAACTGAACCAATAACTCCACTACCAGAAATTCCACCACCAGAAATTCAACCACCTGAGATTACACCACCCGAGATATCACCACCCGAAACTGAACCAAAGACTCCACCACCCGAGATTACACCATCACAAGTTCCACCACCTGAGATTACTCCTCCGGAGATCCAACCACCTAAAATTGAACCACCAGAAATTACACCACCAGAAAGTCCACCACCAAAGATTTCACCACCACAAATCGAACCATCCGAGATTACGCCACCTGAGATTACTCCCCCGGAGATTACACCACCCGAGATTACGCCACCTGAGATTCCACCACCAAAGATTTCACCACCACAAATCGAACCACCCGAGATTACTTCACCTGAGATTCCACCACCAAAAATTTCACCACCTGATACACCACCACCATCCGGGACTCCACCAAAACAAAGTCCACCACTTCCTCCTCCGAACTTCCAACCACCACCGCCTCCACTCCCTACATGTCCCAGGAATGCCGCTCAACAAAGGGCATGTGCCAATGTTGTAAGACGTTATGGGAATTTCCTAGACTTTGGAAGGGCACAACCATGTTGCTCTCTTATTCGCGATTTGTCTGATCGCGAAGCAGCAGCTTGCCTATGTGGTTTTGTGCAACCTCCAGGTCAACGACGTTCCCCTCCTCCTCGCAATATTTTTGTTCTCTGTAGGGCTTGTGGTCGCAGGGTCCCCCGAGGCTTCATGTGCCCATAA
- the LOC103860087 gene encoding 36.4 kDa proline-rich protein isoform X1, whose translation MAPHCSTKTIVFVLALISIFFLSETEAQGRSPPRQPPAPRRPPPPRRPPPPRRPPPPPPFVCPPCVCPPPVFPPNIPPPEITPPTPEPEISPTKAPPPGTTPPEITPLEIQPPGVTPPETEPVTPPPGITPPETEPINPLPEIPQPEISPIDINPKIPPPGITPPETEPINPLPEIPQPEISPIDINPKIPQPGITPPETEPINPLPEIPQPEISPIDINPKIPPPGITPPETEPINPLPEIPQPEISPIDINPKIPPPGITPPETEPINPLPEIPQPEISPIDINPKIPQPGITPPETEPINPLPEIPQPEISPIDINPKIPPPGVTPPETEPITPLPEIPPPEIQPPEITPPEISPPETEPKTPPPEITPSQVPPPEITPPEIQPPKIEPPEITPPESPPPKISPPQIEPSEITPPEITPPEITPPEITPPEIPPPKISPPQIEPPEITSPEIPPPKISPPDTPPPSGTPPKQSPPLPPPNFQPPPPPLPTCPRNAAQQRACANVVRRYGNFLDFGRAQPCCSLIRDLSDREAAACLCGFVQPPGQRRSPPPRNIFVLCRACGRRVPRGFMCP comes from the exons ATGGCTCCACATTGTTCAACTAAAACCATAGTTTTTGTACTGGCACTGATCAGCATCTTCTTCCTCAGCGAAACGGAAGCCCAGGGTAGGTCTCCTCCCCGTCAGCCTCCGGCTCCACGCCGTCCTCCACCTCCACGTCGTCCTCCACCTCCACGCCGTCCTCCACCCCCACCACCATTTGTTTGTCCACCATGTGTTTGTCCACCACCAGTATTTCCACCAAATATCCCACCACCCGAGATTACACCACCCACACCAGAACCTGAGATTTCACCAACGAAAGCTCCACCGCCCGGGACTACACCACCCGAGATTACGCCACTAGAAATTCAACCACCCGGGGTTACACCACCAGAAACTGAACCAGTAACTCCACCACCCGGGATTACACCACCAGAAACTGAACCAATAAATCCCCTACCAGAGATTCCACAACCCGAAATTTCACCAATAGATATTAATCCAAAAATTCCACCACCCGGGATTACACCACCAGAAACTGAACCAATAAATCCCCTACCAGAGATTCCACAACCCGAGATTTCACCAATAGATATTAATCCAAAAATTCCACAACCCGGGATTACACCACCAGAAACTGAACCAATAAATCCCCTACCAGAAATTCCACAACCCGAGATTTCACCAATAGATATTAATCCAAAAATTCCACCACCCGGG ATTACACCACCAGAAACTGAACCAATAAATCCCCTACCAGAGATTCCACAACCCGAAATTTCACCAATAGATATTAATCCAAAAATTCCACCACCCGGGATTACACCACCAGAAACTGAACCAATAAATCCCCTACCAGAGATTCCACAACCCGAGATTTCACCAATAGATATTAATCCAAAAATTCCACAACCCGGGATTACACCACCAGAAACTGAACCAATAAATCCCCTACCAGAAATTCCACAACCCGAGATTTCACCAATAGATATTAATCCAAAAATTCCACCACCCGGGGTTACACCACCAGAAACTGAACCAATAACTCCACTACCAGAAATTCCACCACCAGAAATTCAACCACCTGAGATTACACCACCCGAGATATCACCACCCGAAACTGAACCAAAGACTCCACCACCCGAGATTACACCATCACAAGTTCCACCACCTGAGATTACTCCTCCGGAGATCCAACCACCTAAAATTGAACCACCAGAAATTACACCACCAGAAAGTCCACCACCAAAGATTTCACCACCACAAATCGAACCATCCGAGATTACGCCACCTGAGATTACTCCCCCGGAGATTACACCACCCGAGATTACGCCACCTGAGATTCCACCACCAAAGATTTCACCACCACAAATCGAACCACCCGAGATTACTTCACCTGAGATTCCACCACCAAAAATTTCACCACCTGATACACCACCACCATCCGGGACTCCACCAAAACAAAGTCCACCACTTCCTCCTCCGAACTTCCAACCACCACCGCCTCCACTCCCTACATGTCCCAGGAATGCCGCTCAACAAAGGGCATGTGCCAATGTTGTAAGACGTTATGGGAATTTCCTAGACTTTGGAAGGGCACAACCATGTTGCTCTCTTATTCGCGATTTGTCTGATCGCGAAGCAGCAGCTTGCCTATGTGGTTTTGTGCAACCTCCAGGTCAACGACGTTCCCCTCCTCCTCGCAATATTTTTGTTCTCTGTAGGGCTTGTGGTCGCAGGGTCCCCCGAGGCTTCATGTGCCCATAA
- the LOC103860087 gene encoding proline-rich extensin-like protein EPR1 isoform X3: protein MAPHCSTKTIVFVLALISIFFLSETEAQGRSPPRQPPAPRRPPPPRRPPPPRRPPPPPPFVCPPCVCPPPVFPPNIPPPEITPPTPEPEISPTKAPPPGTTPPEITPLEIQPPGVTPPETEPVTPPPGITPPETEPINPLPEIPQPEISPIDINPKIPPPGITPPETEPINPLPEIPQPEISPIDINPKIPQPGITPPETEPINPLPEIPQPEISPIDINPKIPPPGVTPPETEPITPLPEIPPPEIQPPEITPPEISPPETEPKTPPPEITPSQVPPPEITPPEIQPPKIEPPEITPPESPPPKISPPQIEPSEITPPEITPPEITPPEITPPEIPPPKISPPQIEPPEITSPEIPPPKISPPDTPPPSGTPPKQSPPLPPPNFQPPPPPLPTCPRNAAQQRACANVVRRYGNFLDFGRAQPCCSLIRDLSDREAAACLCGFVQPPGQRRSPPPRNIFVLCRACGRRVPRGFMCP, encoded by the exons ATGGCTCCACATTGTTCAACTAAAACCATAGTTTTTGTACTGGCACTGATCAGCATCTTCTTCCTCAGCGAAACGGAAGCCCAGGGTAGGTCTCCTCCCCGTCAGCCTCCGGCTCCACGCCGTCCTCCACCTCCACGTCGTCCTCCACCTCCACGCCGTCCTCCACCCCCACCACCATTTGTTTGTCCACCATGTGTTTGTCCACCACCAGTATTTCCACCAAATATCCCACCACCCGAGATTACACCACCCACACCAGAACCTGAGATTTCACCAACGAAAGCTCCACCGCCCGGGACTACACCACCCGAGATTACGCCACTAGAAATTCAACCACCCGGGGTTACACCACCAGAAACTGAACCAGTAACTCCACCACCCGGGATTACACCACCAGAAACTGAACCAATAAATCCCCTACCAGAGATTCCACAACCCGAAATTTCACCAATAGATATTAATCCAAAAATTCCACCACCCGGGATTACACCACCAGAAACTGAACCAATAAATCCCCTACCAGAGATTCCACAACCCGAGATTTCACCAATAGATATTAATCCAAAAATTCCACAACCCGGGATTACACCACCAGAAACTGAACCAATAAATCCCCTACCAGAAATTCCACAACCCGAGATTTCACCAATAGATATTAATCCAAAAATTCCACCACCCGGGGTTACACCAC CAGAAACTGAACCAATAACTCCACTACCAGAAATTCCACCACCAGAAATTCAACCACCTGAGATTACACCACCCGAGATATCACCACCCGAAACTGAACCAAAGACTCCACCACCCGAGATTACACCATCACAAGTTCCACCACCTGAGATTACTCCTCCGGAGATCCAACCACCTAAAATTGAACCACCAGAAATTACACCACCAGAAAGTCCACCACCAAAGATTTCACCACCACAAATCGAACCATCCGAGATTACGCCACCTGAGATTACTCCCCCGGAGATTACACCACCCGAGATTACGCCACCTGAGATTCCACCACCAAAGATTTCACCACCACAAATCGAACCACCCGAGATTACTTCACCTGAGATTCCACCACCAAAAATTTCACCACCTGATACACCACCACCATCCGGGACTCCACCAAAACAAAGTCCACCACTTCCTCCTCCGAACTTCCAACCACCACCGCCTCCACTCCCTACATGTCCCAGGAATGCCGCTCAACAAAGGGCATGTGCCAATGTTGTAAGACGTTATGGGAATTTCCTAGACTTTGGAAGGGCACAACCATGTTGCTCTCTTATTCGCGATTTGTCTGATCGCGAAGCAGCAGCTTGCCTATGTGGTTTTGTGCAACCTCCAGGTCAACGACGTTCCCCTCCTCCTCGCAATATTTTTGTTCTCTGTAGGGCTTGTGGTCGCAGGGTCCCCCGAGGCTTCATGTGCCCATAA
- the LOC103864369 gene encoding uncharacterized protein At4g02000-like, giving the protein MEENLAEVMKGMSLGEDKSIIIPDEEEYCAMVRGGRSILGRLLNPDCQNMVRMLKTMPKIWKVYERVRGIALTKERFQFIFDLETDLQTVLRQGFWTFDDWGMAMERWVEHPPPNYLQTATIWVRLHNLPVNYVTTKTIDLVADGIGHVEMIEFDPEKPLLNDYVRVQVTLDLNQPIRDKKSITLPGGRVEYVDVEYERVRKKCFHCLRLSHEKLKCPLYQGSKNKGKGIAARPQRDAGRSILRNQATS; this is encoded by the coding sequence ATGGAAGAGAATTTGGCTGAAGTTATGAAAGGCATGTCGCTCGGAGAAGATAAGTCGATTATCATCCCCGACGAAGAGGAGTATTGCGCTATGGTCAGAGGAGGCAGAAGTATTCTGGGGCGCTTGTTAAATCCTGACTGTCAAAATATGGTAAGAATGTTGAAGACGATGCCCAAGATCTGGAAGGTTTATGAACGAGTGAGAGGTATTGCTTTGACAAAGGAAAGATTTCAGTTCATTTTCGACTTGGAAACAGACCTTCAGACAGTGTTGCGTCAGGGTTTCTGGACTTTTGATGATTGGGGGATGGCGATGGAACGTTGGGTAGAACATCCTCCGCCTAACTACCTGCAAACTGCTACCATCTGGGTGCGACTACACAATCTTCCGGTGAACTATGTCACCACGAAAACAATTGATCTCGTTGCTGATGGCATCGGCCATGTGGAGATGATAGAATTTGATCCGGAGAAGCCTCTTCTGAATGACTATGTTAGAGTTCAGGTTACTTTGGATCTTAATCAACCTATAAGGGACAAGAAATCTATTACTCTACCAGGGGGCAGAGTTGAATACGTTGATGTAGAGTATGAAAGAGTAAGGAAAAAGTGTTTTCACTGCCTCCGTCTCTCGCATGAGAAGCTAAAGTGTCCCTTATATCAAGGTTCGAAGAATAAGGGCAAAGGCATTGCTGCGCGCCCTCAAAGGGACGCAGGAAGGTCAATCCTCAGGAACCAGGCAACATCATAA
- the LOC103864388 gene encoding uncharacterized protein LOC103864388 has protein sequence MTTLVWNCRGLRSNLTVRRLEEMCREHLPDFLFLLETKNSSDHVIKLWSSLGFDHCYLVDPVGLSGGLALFWKKKHEVKILSASARIIDTEVKLGAVVFYMSFVYGDPVRQRRIAVWNELKVIALNRTGGWFLAGDFNELMNNSEKVGGPPRQESSFFDFRAMARDCRLKEIPSSGNRLSWGGVREIMENGVKEKVWVQCRLDRAFGNAEWFRIFPQSHTVYLEKTGSDHRPIFTSLANIGQRRTGRFMFDKRWCQKPEITEVIRRGWCSNFISGQGSVSERIKSCRQELCKWKRHANVNSSVTIRRLRRELEVEESKRWPNLLILPSLRLDLEKAYDEEEAFWKQKCKNSWLQVGDKNTKVFHGWVESRRMKNKIHSLIDNAGIEQFSEDEMGKVAVEYFQELFHSTGSADVSELLDGMAPRVTESMNIGLIKPISDAEIRRAVKEIKSDSTPGVDGMTGQFFQKFWNIVGPQVTHEVRRFFDDGLLPVDWNYTELCLLPKVQNPNQMKDLRPISLCSVVYKIVSKVLCDRLKVVLPHIVSPAQGAFVAGRLISDNLLIAHEMVHGLRTNPACKSDFIAIKTDMSKAYDRVEWDFLEALFLKLGFHQRWVSWIMLCVRSVSYSVILNGQSYGHFTPERGIRQGDPLSPFLFILCAEALVHTMSKAEQEGVLTGMKLAPSCPAVQHLLFADDSFFLCRASLAECTEFLRRLKLYGDSSGQMINFQKSAITFGAGIDPIMRRVLAELLNIEKEGGDGKYLGLPECFSGSKQQLLAFIGEKMSKRLKGWFAKKLSFGGKEVLLKSIAMALPVYAMSCFRLTKHLCQKIMSAMASFWWDENDEKKKIHWISWKKLCISKENGGLGFRDIEDFNQALLAKQAWRLLNDPTSLIARIYKGRYFASSDFMNSGKGYRPSYAWRSILFGRELLNKGLMKSIGNGNSTFVWSHNWILDETPRRPINKQPEIDINLRVSSLIGDDGQWDVNKLQCRFPQNEVTRIRQLPVGDVPDRDIWAYSPNGSYTVKSGYKVATQAKETAEVQAMSLKPGVLELKGIIWKVATLPKIRNFLWRAASGALAVAERLNTRGLNLDLRCKICKAATESIEHVLFKCSLAHEAWSSAGFQSLPHVGNLSVIDCLSAYLHMMNDVLIPLEQRLAIPWILWTIWKNRNMLLYAETQVSITIQIKQALEEACTWHELNKKAVSLENITGLNEETKRWDPPLAGYVKCNFHANWRNAALHSGVAFIVRDQRGNVLHHARDAITFSPNRITSELRCLVWVLKSMKDLGYHEVVLASDFRELMEAVLKPKEWPRYRSFLQEINILCSLFRSVAFETESANSNQIAREIAKSVLRDGRLQSYLALGGPAWLHQRILRETVQMSS, from the coding sequence ATGACGACGCTTGTTTGGAACTGTCGGGGTTTGAGAAGCAACCTGACAGTTCGACGCCTAGAGGAGATGTGTCGTGAGCATCTCCCGGATTTTCTGTTTCTCCTAGAGACTAAAAACTCTAGTGACCACGTTATAAAACTTTGGAGTTCGTTGGGGTTTGATCATTGTTATCTGGTGGATCCAGTGGGACTCAGTGGAGGGTTAGCTTTGTTTTGGAAGAAGAAACATGAGGTGAAAATATTGTCTGCTTCAGCGAGAATTATTGATACAGAAGTGAAGCTTGGTGCTGTAGTGTTTTACATGTCTTTTGTGTACGGAGATCCTGTCCGTCAACGTCGTATAGCAGTATGGAATGAGTTAAAAGTAATTGCTCTAAACAGGACTGGTGGATGGTTTCTGGCTGGAGATTTTAACGAGCTCATGAATAATTCAGAGAAGGTTGGAGGGCCGCCTCGACAAGAAAGTTCCTTCTTTGACTTCAGAGCCATGGCTAGGGATTGTCGTTTGAAAGAAATCCCAAGCTCAGGGAACCGTCTCTCTTGGGGTGGTGTGAGAGAAATCATGGAGAACGGGGTGAAAGAAAAAGTATGGGTCCAATGCAGGCTGGATAGAGCTTTTGGCAATGCTGAATGGTTTAGGATCTTTCCTCAGTCCCACACAGTTTATCTGGAGAAGACAGGGTCCGATCATAGACCAATTTTCACAAGTCTGGCAAATATTGGACAGAGAAGAACTGGACGGTTCATGTTCGATAAGAGATGGTGTCAAAAGCCAGAAATTACTGAAGTGATTCGTCGTGGTTGGTGCAGTAACTTCATTTCGGGTCAAGGTTCAGTTTCAGAGAGAATAAAATCATGTAGACAGGAGCTCTGCAAGTGGAAACGGCACGCCAATGTTAACTCCAGTGTGACAATAAGGAGGCTTAGACGGGAGCTTGAGGTGGAAGAAAGCAAAAGGTGGCCTAATCTGCTCATCTTACCATCTTTACGTCTGGATTTAGAAAAAGCTTATGATGAGGAAGAAGCTTTCTGGAAACAAAAGTGTAAAAACTCATGGCTGCAGGTTGGAGATAAGAACACAAAAGTTTTTCATGGCTGGGTAGAATCGAGAAGAATGAAGAACAAGATACATTCACTCATAGATAATGCAGGAATTGAACAATTTTCAGAAGATGAGATGGGGAAGGTGGCAGTGGAGTACTTCCAAGAACTTTTTCACTCGACAGGATCAGCTGATGTTTCTGAACTTCTTGATGGGATGGCTCCAAGAGTTACGGAGAGTATGAACATAGGTCTGATCAAACCTATCTCTGATGCAGAGATAAGAAGGGCAGTCAAGGAGATCAAGAGTGACAGTACCCCTGGCGTCGATGGCATGACTGGCCAGTTCTTCCAAAAATTTTGGAACATAGTGGGACCTCAAGTTACCCATGAGGTGCGACGTTTCTTTGACGACGGGCTCCTTCCCGTAGACTGGAACTATACAGAGCTATGCCTTCTACCTAAAGTCCAGAATCCTAACCAGATGAAAGACCTCAGGCCTATCAGTCTATGCTCTGTTGTCTACAAGATCGTCTCCAAAGTTCTCTGCGATCGTTTGAAGGTAGTGTTACCTCACATTGTCtctccagctcagggagctttTGTAGCAGGCAGGCTCATCTCTGATAATCTCCTAATAGCACATGAAATGGTGCATGGTCTGCGGACAAACCCTGCTTGCAAATCGGACTTCATTGCCATCAAAACTGACATGTCGAAAGCATATGACAGAGTTGAATGGGATTTCTTAGAAGCTCTATTCCTCAAGTTGGGATTCCATCAGCGGTGGGTCTCGTGGATCATGTTGTGTGTCCGCTCAGTTTCATACTCTGTGATTCTTAATGGTCAATCCTATGGGCATTTCACTCCGGAAAGAGGAATTAGACAAGGAGATCCGCTCAGTCCCTTTCTCTTTATATTATGCGCAGAGGCGCTGGTTCACACAATGAGTAAGGCGGAGCAGGAAGGTGTTTTAACGGGTATGAAGCTCGCACCCAGTTGTCCTGCAGTCCAGCATCTTCTTTTTGCAGACGACAGTTTCTTCCTCTGTCGCGCCTCTCTGGCGGAATGTACGGAATTTCTACGTCGTCTGAAGCTGTATGGGGATTCTTCTGGTCAGATGATTAACTTTCAGAAGTCAGCGATAACTTTTGGAGCGGGGATTGACCCTATCATGCGACGTGTACTGGCTGAGCTGCTCAATATTGAGAAGGAAGGCGGCGATGGCAAGTATTTAGGACTTCCGGAATGTTTTAGTGGTTCGAAACAACAACTGCTGGCGTTTATTGGTGAAAAGATGAGCAAGAGGCTCAAAGGCTGGTTTGCAAAGAAGCTTTCCTTTGGAGGTAAAGAAGTGCTTCTAAAGTCTATAGCAATGGCCCTCCCTGTATATGCTATGTCCTGTTTCAGATTGACTAAACATCTCTGTCAGAAGATTATGAGTGCCATGGCAAGTTTCTGGTGGGATGAAAACGATGAGAAGAAAAAGATTCACTGGATATCTTGGAAGAAGCTCTGCATCTCCAAAGAAAATGGCGGACTTGGCTTCCGAGATATAGAAGATTTCAATCAAGCTCTGCTCGCCAAACAGGCATGGAGGCTGTTAAATGATCCTACCAGTTTGATAGCTCGGATTTATAAGGGGAGATACTTTGCATCCTCAGATTTCATGAACTCTGGTAAAGGATACAGACCATCATATGCTTGGAGAAGCATCCTTTTCGGAAGGGAGTTGCTTAATAAAGGTCTTATGAAGTCTATTGGTAATGGAAACTCTACCTTTGTATGGTCGCATAACTGGATCTTGGATGAGACCCCTCGAAGACCGATCAATAAGCAACCAGAGATTGATATTAATCTGCGTGTATCATCATTGATAGGGGATGATGGCCAATGGGATGTGAACAAGCTTCAGTGCCGTTTCCCTCAGAATGAAGTGACCCGTATTCGTCAGCTCCCGGTGGGGGATGTTCCTGATCGTGATATATGGGCTTACTCACCAAATGGTTCCTATACAGTGAAAAGTGGTTATAAAGTAGCCACTCAAGCTAAAGAAACGGCTGAGGTACAAGCAATGTCGTTGAAACCAGGCGTTTTGGAGTTAAAGGGGATCATATGGAAGGTGGCTACACTGCCAAAAATCCGAAACTTTCTATGGCGCGCGGCCTCTGGCGCTTTAGCGGTGGCAGAGAGACTAAATACTCGAGGTTTAAACCTTGACTTGCGATGTAAGATTTGTAAGGCTGCAACAGAGTCAATAGAGCATGTGCTGTTTAAGTGCTCCTTGGCACACGAAGCTTGGTCCTCTGCTGGTTTCCAATCTCTCCCTCATGTGGGAAATTTATCTGTGATTGACTGTTTATCTGCATATCTTCATATGATGAATGATGTTCTGATCCCTCTAGAGCAGAGGCTTGCAATCCCGTGGATTCTCTGGACGATATGGAAGAATAGAAACATGCTTCTGTATGCGGAGACGCAGGTATCGATCACCATTCAGATCAAACAGGCACTGGAGGAAGCATGCACTTGGCATGAACTCAACAAGAAGGCAGTATCACTAGAGAATATAACTGGACTGAATGAAGAAACAAAGAGATGGGATCCTCCTCTTGCAGGTTACGTTAAATGTAACTTTCATGCTAACTGGAGGAATGCTGCTCTTCATAGTGGTGTGGCTTTTATTGTGCGTGATCAACGAGGTAATGTACTTCATCATGCACGTGATGCTATCACCTTTTCTCCAAACCGAATCACTTCTGAGTTGCGATGTCTAGTCTGGGTATTAAAGAGTATGAAGGATCTGGGATATCATGAAGTGGTTCTAGCTTCAGATTTTCGGGAACTCATGGAGGCTGTTTTGAAACCTAAGGAATGGCCTCGATATCGATCTTTTCTCCAAGAGATCAACATCTTATGTTCTCTGTTCCGTTCGGTGGCGTTTGAAACAGAGTCAGCAAACTCTAACCAGATTGCTCGTGAAATTGCAAAAAGTGTTCTCCGTGATGGCCGTCTACAATCGTATTTGGCGCTAGGAGGACCTGCATGGCTACATCAAAGGATCCTGAGAGAAACTGTCCAGATGAGCTCATAG
- the LOC103860102 gene encoding putative lipid-binding protein AIR1, with the protein MASKNITIALFLTINLVFFGFTMAQAPGPQAPICPRSSTQVQACVNRLTSIVGLNVLPLTQCCSLVAGLAPSVASVCICNALKLSVLDILGITVTLGQVLGSCGVSPPAGFICA; encoded by the coding sequence ATGGCTTCAAAGAACATCACCATAGCTCTCTTCCTCACCATCAACCTCGTCTTCTTCGGCTTTACCATGGCCCAAGCTCCCGGACCTCAAGCTCCGATATGTCCCAGAAGCTCAACCCAGGTCCAAGCTTGTGTCAACAGGCTTACCTCTATCGTGGGCCTTAACGTTCTACCGCTGACGCAATGCTGTTCTCTAGTGGCTGGACTTGCCCCCTCTGTGGCCTCTGTCTGCATCTGCAATGCCTTAAAGCTGTCAGTTCTCGACATTCTGGGTATCACTGTGACACTTGGTCAGGTTCTTGGGTCCTGCGGTGTTTCTCCCCCAGCTGGTTTCATATGCGCCTAA
- the LOC103860110 gene encoding putative methyltransferase DDB_G0268948, which translates to MSVVDYEADIYLDARPTYPADWYSKLAALSHHHHLAWDAGTGNGQAATGIAEHYDRVIATDVSETMLHLGKPHRKVTYHHTPSSMTEDEMVDLIGGENSVDLITVATAVHWFDLPRFYAIAKRLLRKPGGIIAVWSYTTEMAVSPEFDPVMTRFNEKTMPYFKFPECQYVVDGYKSLPFPFESVGLGSEGKPMELEMKRTVSFEGFLRMVRSWSAIGAAKEKGVELLSEDVVKELETAWGGSELVRTIVYKTFMLAGTVRN; encoded by the exons atgtCAGTCGTTGACTATGAAGCAGATATCTACCTAGACGCACGCCCCACTTACCCCGCCGATTGGTACTCCAAGCTCGCCGCTCTCTCTCACCATCACCACCTCGCCTGGGACGCCGGAACCGGAAACGGCCAAGCCGCCACCGGC ATCGCGGAGCACTACGACAGAGTCATCGCGACGGACGTGAGCGAGACGATGTTACATCTCGGGAAACCGCATCGGAAAGTAACTTACCACCACACGCCGTCGTCGATGACGGAAGACGAGATGGTGGATCTGATCGGAGGAGAGAACTCCGTGGATCTAATAACGGTGGCCACCGCCGTACACTGGTTCGATCTCCCGAGATTCTACGCGATCGCGAAACGTCTCCTCCGTAAACCGGGAGGGATCATCGCCGTGTGGAGCTACACCACGGAAATGGCGGTGAGTCCCGAGTTCGACCCGGTGATGACTCGGTTCAACGAGAAAACGATGCCGTATTTTAAGTTCCCTGAGTGTCAGTATGTTGTGGACGGTTACAAGTCGTTGCCGTTTCCGTTTGAGAGCGTGGGCCTGGGCTCTGAGGGTAAGCCCATGGAGCTGGAGATGAAGAGGACGGTGTCGTTTGAGGGATTCTTAAGGATGGTGCGGTCGTGGTCTGCTATTGGCGCTGCTAAGGAAAAAGGAGTTGAGTTGTTGTCGGAAGATGTAGTGAAGGAGCTTGAAACGGCTTGGGGTGGATCCGAGCTGGTTCGAACCATCGTCTACAAGACGTTTATGCTCGCAGGAACCGTTAGAAACTAG